The DNA region ttccCCCTTCGGGATGGGATCTAAAcattcatgtttctagggtcagcggtttgggctggacggtgatgaataccccccataaataataaataacatgGGAAACGAAAGGATGCCAACTACTGATGGGATCCAGAGCACTTGGAATCACTTCAAACATGACTTgaagacctatcaagactttcaagaattTTAAGCTTCCAGTCATGTTGAAAGTGCTTCGAATTAGTCGCCTCATATACAATACAGATTCGAAGCGCTGCGAAGTTATCACTAAAGGTATTATTACTCtacgttgggaaacactgtcCTATAGACTATCAGTAGAGTAACACCCTGCATAAACATCGTATAGAAATAAATCGCTTACTGTAATCAGCTGTTCTATCTTCGCGCAAGTAACACGGCACATGTGGCACTTGAAAGCGGAAAGCAGCGACCCATGCTTGGCTTTTAAATGCCCCATAAAGGATTCTGGCACGTAGAAGAACTTGCCGCAGTCTGTTAAAGGATTCCACAGTTATTCACAGCGAATACACTAATATACACGAATCTTAAGATACttgatatttaaaatataccatGTTGGCAGATGTAAGGTTGCACGTAATCATGGCGATTGATTTCTTCCTTCATCGGTACTTCTTTCAGCATTTTCCCAAGTAATATCCCATGATGGCCAGAGTGGCACATAGACTATTAACAAAACAAGATACATAATGTAATCTACAAAGAAAGCTTCGCGTCGAAGAAGCAACAGACTCCGTACCTGATGCATCAGCACATACGATGGTGCGATGCCTCTGTAAAAGCAGTAGCAGCATTGGTAACGGCAGTGCGTGTGCTTATCCTCTATGTGAAGCTTCATCTCGCTCCAGTCCTTCAGCACCATGTAACAATAGGCACAGTTTTGGAAGTCGTAAGGCGGCGACAGCTTCAGCTTCTCGGCCTCGCTTGCGTGCTGAAGATAATGCTGCTGGTACTGCTCCAACGTGTCAGTAGTAAAGCGACACTCGCGCCCCATACATTTGTACAAGTGAGTCAACTTGGTCGTCTTCAACATGGCCTTGTAAGCATCCGCAGACTTGAGTTTAATCGCGCCAACAGGAGTCAGAGTGTCCCTTGGCTTCAGAATGGTCGGTGTTCGAACCACCTTCAGGATCTTGTAATTCAAGTTCGAAAGCTGCGGTGATCCTCCAACAGTCACAGTGCGCGTAGTCACCGGGGTCACCACTGTGCTCTTACTCACGGAAAGCGGCACCGATAGCGTCTTGTTATCTACTTGTATGATTTTAGACTTGGGCGCAATTGGAATGTAGTTCGTTGTTAGCTGCGCAGTGGTTACAGAAACCGGTGAGGCGGGGAGGCTCTTCAttggaattaatttcactgTATCCGATGTGCCAGACTGCGCTGCTTGTATGGTCTTCGTTAACGGTTGTGTAATGGTGACGGTATTCAATCTCTTTAAAATCAGAGGCGATTTAGATTTCTTTAACACAGATACACCCTTGCTTTTCATCGGAGACGTTTCGACTGCTTTTCTAATGTCGTGTATCTGAAACGAAGGTAGACAAATCTTCTGAATATTCAATGGGGAGGAATGCGGAAGGAAGTCTGACTTAGCGGCGCGTTGTGGGACTTACGATGGGACTTTCGGTGGCATTAATGTCAGCCCTCGGCGCGAGACTGACTACGTTCTCGATTTTCAAGAACGAGCACTCTTCTTCCTCGTCCACCTTTAATACGCTGGTCATCGCACCCAGCGTACTAGCCTCGTTTCCATCTATTagataaaatatttgttaaagagCTGCAGATACGACAAGTTACATATAAtctgagaaaataaattttattatatagttCAAAGAGTGTGAAAAATTATCACCGTTCGTGGCTAGTAAGTCTTCTTGAACGCTTGGCGGTGTCACAGACAACATGTCTCCGCTTAGCCGTCTCAGTCTAATGAAGTTCTTGGGTGCGTCAGCGTCTTCGTGCATGTCTGGTGATATTTCGTGGAATCTATTTTGCAATTTCCCAATGAACCGCTTGATACTAGATATAGGAACTACGTCCGGTGGTTTTGGAATAGAACCAAGGAAAGACAAGGTTTCGGTAGGTTTAGCAGGTTTAGAAGCCTCTTCTTCTTTGCATGCCTCGAGTGGCTTCGTAGCCTGTAGCTGAGCAGCGAGTCTTTGAATAGTGGTGAGCATTGGATCTTTAGAGGAGGCGTTAATATTAGAAGTCTCCTGTAAGATCATATTTACATCCGTAGGTGGTTCAGTGTCTGACAGCTCGCTGCTGGAATCAGACTCGTAAACAGGAGCCGAGGTCCTTGTATTCTCGGTATCGCTATTCTCTACATCGCTTTCATCCTTCTTCTGATCCAACGTTGCCAGTGGATCTCTCACCTTCGACTCTGATTGGTCTGCTTCGGACATAGTCTCAGACTCGCCCTCTTTGCTGGACAATGCTGTTATCGCAACAGGATCCTCAGATTGCTTATCCTCTTCTGGCACTTGTTGGACCGACAAGTTGATTTTTGAATCGTGTACAGCAGGTacagtcgtcgtcgtcgttgaatCCAACGGAGTTGCCAAATTGCTAGCGACTTTACTAGAAGAATCAGGAACTACGATGGAGTCATTCTCACTGCCCGTCGCCACTATATTCGTCTTCATTTTGTCTTTCAGCTTGTCTATGATAGAAAGACCTTTCTTGGACGTATCCTTCTGCAATTTGATGCCAATATTCTGAATGATCTCCTGCATCTTCCTCTTCCGCTCCAACTGTATCTCCACTTCTTTCTTCTCCAATTCCGGCGGGCAAACGAATACGCTTAGATTATTCCCCGCTGGTAGACTGGAATCGCCGTCGGCTTGCGGtggcttcttcttctcctcatTATCAGACCGCACCTCTACAGGCTCTTCCTCTTTCGCCAGCCCGTCCTCGACCACAAATACTTTCTTCTCTTCGTCGCATACTTTGCTACTTTTCACCGGCTTTATCTCGCTCGCATCATCGCCCTGCTTAACAGAAACTACTGTGTCGATCACTGGCCCCTCCAGCTTCTCTGTACTCAGTAGCGGCTCTTCGACCTTCACCATTTCACTGATCAAGACCTCCGCGGGCGCTAGTTTGACAAACTCGATGGACATATTGACCTTTATCACACTCGCCTTCGAGTTGTCTTGGTGCCACAGTTGGATATGATCCTCCACATTGCGCTTTTTCAATTGTATGTAGTTGCATCTCGAGCAGAGGTAGCCATAGATGCGGTTCTCGTCGGGAATCTCATCCTCGGTGATGGATTCGTTAAAGGTATCCTTGAGTTTGCGGCACACCTTGTAGTAATGCGTCCTCATGGAGGACTTGGCTACAGCTTGGTAAGGGCAACAGTTGCACCTGAACCTGTACTCTCCCGTGTGCGTGGTGCAGTGCTCGTAAAAGGCTTCCATTGCGACCTTCGCGGCGCCCTCTGTGAAGAACGGGCAAACCCTGCAAGTGAACTTGCAAGTCTGCTCTGTCAGAGGTTTCAAGGAAGCGTTCTCCACGTCATTATCCTTCGCATCCTGGATAGCCGATTGCGCGTCCGCGGTTTTCAGCCTTGAAATCAGAATCTCCTTTCCAGGATGGCTTAGTTTGTAATGATGGACGATGTTCTTACCAGTGAAGAAGCAGAGCAGGCATTTGTACTTCTCCTGCCCCGTCCACGCGTAGTCGATCAAGGTATTTATATCTAAATCGTAGAAAGACCTGTCTAGTTCTTTACTCTTTGCGCTCTTTGATTCCCCATCATTGCTGATAGCTTCCGTGCAGATAAGATCCTTGACTTCCAGTGGCTCTTCGTTCAGAGAAGCTGTAATATTCTCTTTGCTGTCTGCAGAATCATCCAATAACAGAGAATTATCCAGCTTCTGATTACTCAGGCTGGCGTCAAGGTCCTCGAGGCTGCCTTTGCGCTTCTCAGTCCCGTCCACCGCTTTCTCATCTGTAACCGAGGAATCATCCATCTTTGCCGAAGTGTTCAGCTCGGAACTAATGTTCAGAGCATCGGAGTCTCCTTTAGGCGAAGACGATGATGTTATagccttcttcctcttcttcttagaCAGGATTCCCATCTGCCAACtgcatttcttcttcttcttcttcgcagAAGACTTCCTAATGCTCGGCTCAACGGGCAGCTCACTCGCATCGTCATCGATGTCGGCGTCACTTCCCTTATCAGCCATTGAAGTATCCTTCTCCAGATCGCTCTTGGACGGTACCAACCCCACCAAAATGTTACTCAGCAGCTCTTCATTGGCGCTGCTGTCCAGTTTCGGCAAACCAAAGCCCGCTTTCTTACTGGAAGCAACGCTGCTAGACATGGAGATGTCGGAAATGATGCTTTCCTCGTCCGATAAGAAGCCATCGTCACCTTTTCCTTCGCTCGCCAACTCTTTCTTCTTCGTAGCTTTCTTAGAAGAACTCTGGCTGGACTTCCTCTTGGCCGGTGGTTCCACTTCAGGCTCAGACAACTTATCAGGATGAAGAGATATGTCCACTGCAGCGGCCAGCTCCGAGACATCTATCCCAAAGCTCTCGTCAGAGGAACTATCGAACATCACCCTGGAACAGTCCAACTTTGAAATGTCTGTCTTCTCGACGAGCACGCGCGGTTCTTTAACGGTCTCCTTATTAATTATACGCTTGCTTCTTCGCAGCATTTCAGTTTCGTCGTTGCAGGAGTCTCTACTGGACAAGGTACCGGAATTCAGAGCCAGTTCAGTCCTCAAGGCCAAAGGCTGATCCTCCTCGCTGTCAGAGCTCTGATTGTATTGCTTGGAGCGCTGTCTAGTTACTCTTTGCGCCTCCTTTTTACATTTGCCTCTCGATTTGCTAGATTCCTTAGAAGCTTTCTTCGGCTTAGACAAAGCAACCAGAGGCTCCTCGACGTCTGAACTCGCCTCCGCGTCCCGTTTACTCGGCTCGTCCTTCTTCGCGCTTGGTGTGCCTTGATTCGAGGTGCTCGCGCAAACATTCTGCTGGCTTTCCTTCTGCGTGCGACACAATCGGTGGCCAGTCGCTGCCACAACGTCGTCGCTGATAAACATCTCCCTGATGTCCTCCTGGAGCATCTCCAAAGAGTTTCTCCTCCTCGCCTTCGCTTTGGGTGCCTTGGAAGAAGCATTGTCCTTGTCCTCCACCTGCTCTTCATTCTTGCTCTCATTTTTGCCCTCCGCAGTCTCTGGCGCCTCTACATTGGCTTCTTCGCCCTTCGGCTCCTCTTCTTCGGCAATACTTTGGGCTCGTTGTGTGCCATCCGATTTAGATACAGTAATGTCAGAAGATTCAATGCTAGACGTCGTCTCTTCAGCGTTCTTACTCGCGTCGATCTTCTGATCATTCGGAGACGGTTCCTGCGTCGATCCTTTAGCCGACGAGGCCAAGATACCCAACCTTTCAGCAAGGGATTCTTCGTCAGAGCTGTCCGACACGATCACTCGCCGTTTCTTCCTCATTTGAATCTTTTTCGTCTCGAAAGTGTCATCTTTATCCGAGCTGCTGCTTTCGGATTCAGACTCGATGATCTTCTTGATCTTCTTCAGCTTCTTCGCCTGCAACACCTCCCCCAGTTTCTGCATGAACTTCGCCTGCTCGACGAACTTCTTCCCCTCGCCGTGCTCAAAGGATTTCCTGATCAAAGCCTCGATCCACTCCTGCGTCACTTCCTCCTTCGGCTTCGACCCTTCTGGCTCTACGTCCTCCTTCTTAGACGTCTCTGTATCTTCAGGAGCTTTAGAGGAAGTGGTGCTAATCAGATCAAGTTCCCCAAGGCAAGTGTCGTTCTTCTCTTCCACATGCTCAATGGGagtctcctcttcctccttcgcTTCCTCCTTCCTATTATCAACAAGACCTCCACCTTCGTTCCAATCCTCGAACAGAATATTCCCATCGCTGCTGCTGCTCACTTCAGCGGTAGCATCGTCCTTGTCCCTTCCCTTCTTACTCGCTCTCTCGTCCTGCTTCTCAACGGGCTCAGCAGCCTTCCCTTCGTCAAGACTATGACTAGAGGTAGGCGATTCCAAGAATTCGTTGCGCTTTATCTTCGGGATCTTGAAGTTCTGCAGGCAGTAGCCTTGAGCGGACTTCGCTTTAGTATCTATAACACCATACAGGCTCTCCAAAGGCGACTGCATCTTGTCTTTCGGCGATTTCTCCTGCGCCTGCTTCTCAGTGTCCGAGCGCCTGTGGCTCTCGGACGGCTTGGGAGGGGACTTGAGCTTCTCTTTGGCTTTCCTGAACGACGGTGAAAACTGAGGTGCCGCGGTGCGCTTCCTGGGGCCCCTCTCGTTGAAACTAGTCTCTTTACCTTTGGCAGCAGGGAAATGCTTATCCTTAGCCAACCGGGGATCCCTAACTGAGGCAGCGCCGTTGTCTCTCGGCTGGCTAGGGCTCTGGATTACCGGGGGGTGCTCCGTCCGCACTCGAGGATCGCGGTCAGACACGTTCCTCGTGTCTCTGCCGAATCTGTTGCAAGTATCCCACTCGTGGCTCTCCCTAGCCCACTCAGGTCTGCGTGCGTCGCGGTTGAAGCTGTTCCTAGGCTCTCCTCTGCTCCTTTCGTTATAATACCCGCTACGACCTCTGCCGCCGCCACGGTCCCTGTCTCTGCTCCAAGGGCAAGGCGTGCTGGGCCTCGTGTATGGCGCCTGCGGCACTTCCGCGGGGACACAGGGGACCTCGTTCTCCGGCCTGTAAGGCACATCCGTCGGTCGATTTCCTGGGGAGTCCCAGGACTGCCTCTGATGAGAATACTCAATTGTCCTGTCAAAGTTCGCATCATAAGGTCTATTCTCTCCCTGGAAGTTCCTGTACTGCGGACCCACCGGGTACCTCGTGGGAGAGATCAAAGGCTGTATCGTTGGCACGCTGGGCACGTCGATGTTGGGCATTTCCTCTGGTCTGGGAATGTGAGCGATATCCTGAGGACGCGCGGTTGGGCTCATCAGCGGCCTGATACCAGGGTTTATGTTCGCAGGGAACTGGCCAGGCCTGATCTGTCCGTCGCTAGCCTGATGGGGGTCCATGAGTATCGGTTCTCTGGGCGGACCTACGTTCCACATCTCCTGGTGCATGGCCATGGGGTGTGGATAGGGTTGCGCGGGGGAGTTTGGCATAGCGTTGAAAGTAGAGGGCGGAGGCCACTGGTTGCCTCCGAAGTCGTTGATCGGGGTCCAGTGACTCTGATTCGGCGGTATCTGTCGGTTGAAGTACTCCGGACCCTCCATTCTACACTCAGTGTCTATTCTAGGCGGCACGATTTCAGGGGCGACGTTCCCCTGGCGCCTGGGGTACATCAGAGGGTTCCTCTCCTCCGGCATGATCGGCCCACTGTGATGCATGGGGACGGAGCTGGGCATGCTCTCGTCGGGCAGTCGACTGTGGCCGTCGCGCAGCTGACGAGGATGCCTCTCGTAGTTGTCCGCGTAACGGGGCTCCATTTTCGAGCCCGGAGAAGGCGGTCGATTCCTGTCCACCACCTTCTCCACGTTAACAGGACACGAGCTCGAGCCGTGTATCAAGCTACCCGGCCCCTTAGCCTCGCTAACTTTAGGAGCTTCCGCTTTTGCGGGGATTATGCATTTCCTGCTAGTCATCTTGACTATGTGCTTGTCTATCTCCTCCCAACGCCTCTCGCTCTCACTGTCAATATCCTCCTGAGTCAGTACATAAGGCTTAGACGCCTTGGCATCCTTGCTAGGCTCCAGCTTCTTGAACTTCCCCGCCTCGTCCCTCACTTTCTCGCTCTTCTTCTCCGCCTTGCCTTCGCCCTCCTCGTTCAACAGCTCAGCCAGGTCCTCCATGGACAACGGAGGCTCGGCAGAGACTGGCGGCGGCGAGAGCAACAACGGCGCGGATGGTTTCGTGGCGGCAGGCCTCTGGACCGCCTCCTTCATCCTAGGCGAAGTGTTCTTGTGCTTAGGGTACAGGATCTCAGGGTCCGGCGACTTTAGTCTGACGTCGGGAACGTTCACTGGCGACTCTGGCCTGGCGTCAGGCGGCTCCAGAGACACCCCCAGCATCCTACCCTTCTCCAGCACCGAAGATAGCCGCCTGGAGCCGCCCAGGGAGGGAACTGGTACCGTCGGTATGTGTCTAGACGAGGTTATCGGTATTGGCACGTGGGACCTGCTGTCCTTTTGCGGCAGGTTACTCCCGACCATCTTGATCGCCGCGGACACGTCGTGGCCGGAAGTAACGATTGACTGCCAGGTCTTGCTCCTGGCAGCTTGGTTCTCGCTCTCCTCGAGCATCTCCCATTCAGAGAAAGTGATATCGTCCGCATTTTTGCTCGTGCGCTCAGTGGGTATGATGATGGGCGCTTTTGTCGGCAGCGTCTCGACTGGGTCCGGGCTAGCTGGTTTACTGGTGTCGATGAAGTCCGCGCTCCGCTCCGTGGGGATTATTATCGGCGCCACTAGGGAGACAGAGTCGGGACTCACGGGCGGGCTTGGGCTGGCTGGTGTCTCGTGGACCGCTTTCTCTTCTGAACCGTCTTCTGGCTGATGCAGCCTCGCGGGCTTGCTCTGCTCGGAAGCGGTGTCCTCTGCTGCACTGCAAGGCAGTTGGGTAAGATTTTTATGGGGAACTCTGGAGTTCTTGGAGTCCTACGTGAGTGACACTTACGTCGAGGGTTGAGCCGAGCTCGGGTCGCTTCTCTTTGGAAAATGCAGTCCTGGCGTATTTCCCTGAAACTCGTGTCGGATTAGaatgattaaaataaaaacacagCACATGCACTACGGAAGCCTGTAAACATTCAAAAATATAAAGAGAACGAGGAGTCCGAAGCGGCTACATTTACGTGAAACCAAAAAGGAGATGGAGCAGTACagagataaaacaaaagagtcCAAAAGCATTCGTTTGATTATTTGTGCTTCGGTGAGCTTTCATAAGTTCAGTGGAGGCCTACATTGTTGCtaatttttctattaaaatttaaagtgcAAGTATCGTGTTCCGAGGTAAACTTGATCCGCATTGCAGGAGAGTGATCGAATGCAAGTGTGTGAATGCAATGTGCAGATTACGTAAAGTATAATCATATACGTGGCAACACAGAGACGTATAAAAAAAGATATGAATACAGAGTGGGTACCACAGAGCAGCAAAAACTAGGGTGCAAGTATTACGTTTGCTCTATGAAGCACGTGACATAATGTTCTGCGTCTTGTGAAATGATATAAAGGAGTCGTTTCAGGATAATTTCCCTTTTCAAATGAAACTTTGTAACTAATCTCTGAGTCTGGAAAACGGGGGCGgatttgaaaatttcgcgtctgccgccctttccgcgaaatatcatcaaatacttTAATTTACATGGGTCgacgagacaatttcaaaattaattcaatacaactcgtattgtttttaaagttgtctcaaacctcagtgtttaaaccttttccaatttctttcgctgaaaatttgtcATTACCCAAAATTTATCGTTTCCTAAAGTTTGcagcttcccaaaatttattgCTCTCGAAAATTgaacgctccccaaaatttgtcgccctaagttgcagcctacttagcccatacccaaatccgcccccgGTGGAAAGCTACAATCCATTTGCAAATATTCAGTATGATTACAACGGCAATTTCCTGGTTCCTATAGAAACGCACGATGATTCTCATTTATATCTTTCATCTGTGAACACAGTACGATATCAAATCATACAGAGCATAAAGCTAAACGTTGCCGCATGGTTCACTGAATTCCCAACTTGAACCAAAATTCCAATTGTACACATAGTTGCAATCTTAGAAAAGAAAATACGCCTTTAATAGAAAATTCAGTGTAGCACAACAGCAACGTTGTATACCACGATTATTAtatataccttttccactttgtTGTGCAGCTTCTGCAGAACGTCTTCGCAGCGCTGCAGCGTCTCGATCTTCAGCCTATTTCACGCATAAGACATCCACGTTAATTCCCTTTTACATCTTAACATccttcaattacatatttccaGAGAATTCTCTCGCCAAATACATAGACGCGAAAGTTCGAATTTCCAATTCCAAATCCGTTCAAATCCCGGCTCATTAAATATTCAAAGAATTGGAAATTCGTGGTTGGACTCCCGCATAGACATTGCTCGGTATCGGTAAACATAAGCGAATGACAAGAGGTTTACGCGTGCTGTGCACCTGCGAGACGTACTTTCTCTTGCTGTTAGATAGGATCCCGTGAAGGCTCTGCATTTTCTGCAGCTGGACCTCCCGCGACTTGTCCTTA from Andrena cerasifolii isolate SP2316 chromosome 13, iyAndCera1_principal, whole genome shotgun sequence includes:
- the LOC143376099 gene encoding uncharacterized protein LOC143376099 isoform X2, which gives rise to MDEYDKKFAEMQKYIPFLEAMIERLQNVKDKSREVQLQKMQSLHGILSNSKRKLKIETLQRCEDVLQKLHNKVEKFQGNTPGLHFPKRSDPSSAQPSTAAEDTASEQSKPARLHQPEDGSEEKAVHETPASPSPPVSPDSVSLVAPIIIPTERSADFIDTSKPASPDPVETLPTKAPIIIPTERTSKNADDITFSEWEMLEESENQAARSKTWQSIVTSGHDVSAAIKMVGSNLPQKDSRSHVPIPITSSRHIPTVPVPSLGGSRRLSSVLEKGRMLGVSLEPPDARPESPVNVPDVRLKSPDPEILYPKHKNTSPRMKEAVQRPAATKPSAPLLLSPPPVSAEPPLSMEDLAELLNEEGEGKAEKKSEKVRDEAGKFKKLEPSKDAKASKPYVLTQEDIDSESERRWEEIDKHIVKMTSRKCIIPAKAEAPKVSEAKGPGSLIHGSSSCPVNVEKVVDRNRPPSPGSKMEPRYADNYERHPRQLRDGHSRLPDESMPSSVPMHHSGPIMPEERNPLMYPRRQGNVAPEIVPPRIDTECRMEGPEYFNRQIPPNQSHWTPINDFGGNQWPPPSTFNAMPNSPAQPYPHPMAMHQEMWNVGPPREPILMDPHQASDGQIRPGQFPANINPGIRPLMSPTARPQDIAHIPRPEEMPNIDVPSVPTIQPLISPTRYPVGPQYRNFQGENRPYDANFDRTIEYSHQRQSWDSPGNRPTDVPYRPENEVPCVPAEVPQAPYTRPSTPCPWSRDRDRGGGRGRSGYYNERSRGEPRNSFNRDARRPEWARESHEWDTCNRFGRDTRNVSDRDPRVRTEHPPVIQSPSQPRDNGAASVRDPRLAKDKHFPAAKGKETSFNERGPRKRTAAPQFSPSFRKAKEKLKSPPKPSESHRRSDTEKQAQEKSPKDKMQSPLESLYGVIDTKAKSAQGYCLQNFKIPKIKRNEFLESPTSSHSLDEGKAAEPVEKQDERASKKGRDKDDATAEVSSSSDGNILFEDWNEGGGLVDNRKEEAKEEEETPIEHVEEKNDTCLGELDLISTTSSKAPEDTETSKKEDVEPEGSKPKEEVTQEWIEALIRKSFEHGEGKKFVEQAKFMQKLGEVLQAKKLKKIKKIIESESESSSSDKDDTFETKKIQMRKKRRVIVSDSSDEESLAERLGILASSAKGSTQEPSPNDQKIDASKNAEETTSSIESSDITVSKSDGTQRAQSIAEEEEPKGEEANVEAPETAEGKNESKNEEQVEDKDNASSKAPKAKARRRNSLEMLQEDIREMFISDDVVAATGHRLCRTQKESQQNVCASTSNQGTPSAKKDEPSKRDAEASSDVEEPLVALSKPKKASKESSKSRGKCKKEAQRVTRQRSKQYNQSSDSEEDQPLALRTELALNSGTLSSRDSCNDETEMLRRSKRIINKETVKEPRVLVEKTDISKLDCSRVMFDSSSDESFGIDVSELAAAVDISLHPDKLSEPEVEPPAKRKSSQSSSKKATKKKELASEGKGDDGFLSDEESIISDISMSSSVASSKKAGFGLPKLDSSANEELLSNILVGLVPSKSDLEKDTSMADKGSDADIDDDASELPVEPSIRKSSAKKKKKKCSWQMGILSKKKRKKAITSSSSPKGDSDALNISSELNTSAKMDDSSVTDEKAVDGTEKRKGSLEDLDASLSNQKLDNSLLLDDSADSKENITASLNEEPLEVKDLICTEAISNDGESKSAKSKELDRSFYDLDINTLIDYAWTGQEKYKCLLCFFTGKNIVHHYKLSHPGKEILISRLKTADAQSAIQDAKDNDVENASLKPLTEQTCKFTCRVCPFFTEGAAKVAMEAFYEHCTTHTGEYRFRCNCCPYQAVAKSSMRTHYYKVCRKLKDTFNESITEDEIPDENRIYGYLCSRCNYIQLKKRNVEDHIQLWHQDNSKASVIKVNMSIEFVKLAPAEVLISEMVKVEEPLLSTEKLEGPVIDTVVSVKQGDDASEIKPVKSSKVCDEEKKVFVVEDGLAKEEEPVEVRSDNEEKKKPPQADGDSSLPAGNNLSVFVCPPELEKKEVEIQLERKRKMQEIIQNIGIKLQKDTSKKGLSIIDKLKDKMKTNIVATGSENDSIVVPDSSSKVASNLATPLDSTTTTTVPAVHDSKINLSVQQVPEEDKQSEDPVAITALSSKEGESETMSEADQSESKVRDPLATLDQKKDESDVENSDTENTRTSAPVYESDSSSELSDTEPPTDVNMILQETSNINASSKDPMLTTIQRLAAQLQATKPLEACKEEEASKPAKPTETLSFLGSIPKPPDVVPISSIKRFIGKLQNRFHEISPDMHEDADAPKNFIRLRRLSGDMLSVTPPSVQEDLLATNDGNEASTLGAMTSVLKVDEEEECSFLKIENVVSLAPRADINATESPIIHDIRKAVETSPMKSKGVSVLKKSKSPLILKRLNTVTITQPLTKTIQAAQSGTSDTVKLIPMKSLPASPVSVTTAQLTTNYIPIAPKSKIIQVDNKTLSVPLSVSKSTVVTPVTTRTVTVGGSPQLSNLNYKILKVVRTPTILKPRDTLTPVGAIKLKSADAYKAMLKTTKLTHLYKCMGRECRFTTDTLEQYQQHYLQHASEAEKLKLSPPYDFQNCAYCYMVLKDWSEMKLHIEDKHTHCRYQCCYCFYRGIAPSYVLMHQSMCHSGHHGILLGKMLKEVPMKEEINRHDYVQPYICQHDCGKFFYVPESFMGHLKAKHGSLLSAFKCHMCRVTCAKIEQLITHYKTHGFHKYQCLYCLSGSDSFNDMHVHLSTFHCNRLPRILERSLPPQPVRNKDVIDQLVIRILDDNFKFSEETIDRDAKSSKEPVAVDTVDTPPLDDASYSQLPKDVNMLNKEENEALNKSLSSLFGGSNNQATSSKSSSENAASEPADKSTIPSDRNSVDPLEVSVGSFDCTDEFINMNLLDNPDFLKNISSHSSDAYFPNNTAASDSKAEDSDIEIVDIVDTGSTTIRDIKYMPDSSKKDSPSANETAEAPSQEADTKEQSYSDVENSSASTDTNGTSSSSATKADKPLTLEDIKDSGLIGTKLYKCGYEGCDQSAQSAVLLRSHVKECSLGGDSKNLNCAHCSKRFMKVGFLLEHLKFHGLKRFGCSLCKMRCTVGYQAMAHMKTKHKAPNSKLVPADPKNPSVDGLFVVHPLRQGGERRGKKRKSTKSLEKESEKLVTDNEKLSFSPDEIESLPRQAIYNREVQCAVCPYTTKVRTNIIRHLLLHAKDEKVPESGPVNPVPCLDKKERMFDKMVNLASSSHQNGRMGGKVKEPSKDNDDEFIPKFVPEHKRYVCGVAECNYLTVDEAMLRCHLKALHSEEQYFRCPHCPQPSPEGLNIAIDKMGVHLKMHDTRLYKCSHCNHHHYHRHVVERHLSDKHSEKRPFVKVIRELENTENSQSVQEEVEEEVPDPDGNHWKCNICEHKCVYKAEMANHATTAHDEKCQYKCTLCPFKTSGKIMFEQHINSKHHNDPNVDYIMVYQRIKGVNKRTVDNVEQGGQEEPFDTTPLWRRDMPRIRHIRGILLEEDEASSESSKPGKRKSDVELASAKPAKIKPGKSNSLDDAKQAKEKSKRLSSCEKVPGDSENSNESPAVAEKAKETKFKTIEDNDFNDSDVGRFGPYGKPDGNMYVCTLCTQFKTKYKHDMRDHLYRELNYARWHCKECGYLSVNRNALLKHFTKRHNGERPNHEPLTPDDDIEEWVGTLLKRQTLMIKGLLSKQSTSNTDTSAVTSGSGTSAKASPVKAAQNTWSKAAKAASLSNKPLNPQDSKVPDTLIDLDALDDSSKDNEGLAEAKDEVPVKKERLKNTAQSNKRAEGDREKTLICKHCNMAFTRWRGFKLHVQLTHLKRLGFVCPHCDRSTNSESLMLQHIRSKHPGCPEELVQNPAAGGPELTDEFWQKEYGLVFPKRSKKRKRKLSEEEETADDTSEQPESEVKCNLCSFTSSDLTGLKEHMKVHSSSGTLNCSYCTFVSSTKTEYWEHWERNHPFTPFTFDEASAAESPNEPGSAQADKRVIIDDYSDDIEEEHVSDMRDDELIYCCFYCSFRNKALDAVQRHWSSTHKESKPTDTVKSKSSCPFRYKEMHVAADTVPMKAQSSKTEESPYELYLQRSQGDVQEVESHGAKQDGWICQWCNELCDSEVKMKTHHSMFHSHLPLNFKKRDKNKPARGYVCPECSFTTTFVNVMKSHVSKHINLFKCKYCEKAFSSPTQVSAHNAQEHPDLELKIESIQNYEALLEKIMTNVKWLKPTAGASTPEEKQVPESPKKNHAVAKKSTARPTVRPSLMPYKVKAVARKSTNPHSRFLASPRATERHHSPAKSRQFSYYGIPSSPINLSSLNTYMVVGGHRMKVNCTTLAQLINIDPKVVLRDLKHNMKNLAALKKSK